The proteins below come from a single Chryseobacterium capnotolerans genomic window:
- a CDS encoding Crp/Fnr family transcriptional regulator — translation MDKSSINNYFHSLFSIQDEVVEKITEKFNQFELKANAVLLDQNTISTKTYFLEKGYVRSYLLNEDNEEITTNIYAAPCFVNDFLSFFRQQPTKEIYQVVTDCTFWETGLENVQYNFHNIPEFREFSRLLFVLNYHNIHDRLIEMASQKASTRYFNLMKKDPDIFQHVPLKVIASYLGIKDSSLSRIRRDIRK, via the coding sequence ATGGATAAATCATCGATCAATAATTATTTCCATTCCCTGTTCAGTATTCAAGATGAGGTGGTGGAGAAGATCACAGAAAAATTCAACCAGTTTGAGTTAAAAGCCAATGCTGTCCTGTTGGATCAGAATACCATCAGTACTAAAACCTATTTCCTTGAAAAAGGGTATGTACGGTCCTATCTCCTGAATGAAGATAATGAAGAAATTACCACTAACATTTACGCTGCGCCCTGTTTTGTGAATGATTTTTTATCTTTTTTCAGGCAGCAGCCTACCAAAGAAATCTATCAGGTGGTAACAGACTGTACATTCTGGGAAACCGGTTTGGAAAATGTTCAGTATAACTTTCATAATATTCCTGAATTCCGGGAGTTCAGCAGGCTTCTTTTTGTTCTGAATTACCACAATATTCATGACCGGCTTATCGAAATGGCAAGCCAGAAAGCTTCCACCCGGTATTTCAACCTGATGAAGAAAGACCCGGACATTTTTCAGCATGTTCCGCTAAAGGTGATTGCTTCGTACTTAGGAATTAAAGACAGCTCATTAAGCAGAATCAGAAGGGATATTCGTAAGTAA
- a CDS encoding ketopantoate reductase family protein, producing the protein MNKKHIVVVGLGGVGGYFGFKINQVNETSGKYKVSFVARGETYQKVKENGLVLLSPEHPNDRTHPNAIEQNISDIKNPDLVLICVKEYDLENVCRQLKEVITKDTILLPMMNGADIYDRIRKIIPDHTILPTCIYVASHIKERGTVEHKGKAGKMIVGRDPEHFSTDVIWVTDLLQESNIDFDFKDNSLTDIWTKFIFIASFGLVTAKHNSSIGTVCTDEEQKHEASEIMKEIKQIADQKEIYLSEGIIEETFEKACTFPFETPTSLQLDIHSGKKDNELELFAGAVLKYGRELKINTPFTQKIYNEIKAK; encoded by the coding sequence ATGAACAAAAAACATATTGTAGTTGTAGGATTAGGTGGCGTAGGCGGATATTTTGGTTTTAAAATCAACCAGGTTAATGAAACATCCGGGAAATATAAAGTCTCCTTTGTTGCCAGAGGAGAAACTTACCAGAAAGTCAAAGAAAATGGGCTGGTTTTGCTTTCTCCGGAGCATCCCAATGATCGTACTCATCCCAATGCCATTGAGCAGAATATCAGTGATATCAAGAATCCTGATCTGGTGCTGATTTGTGTAAAAGAATATGATCTGGAGAATGTTTGCAGACAACTTAAAGAAGTTATTACTAAAGATACAATACTGCTTCCCATGATGAATGGAGCAGATATCTATGACAGAATCAGAAAAATAATTCCGGATCATACTATTCTGCCAACCTGTATTTATGTAGCTTCCCATATTAAAGAAAGAGGAACGGTAGAGCATAAAGGAAAAGCAGGAAAAATGATTGTAGGAAGAGATCCTGAGCATTTTTCAACTGATGTTATATGGGTAACAGATCTGCTTCAGGAAAGCAACATCGATTTTGATTTTAAAGACAATTCTTTAACAGATATCTGGACTAAATTTATTTTCATCGCAAGTTTTGGATTGGTAACCGCTAAACATAATTCATCCATAGGAACCGTTTGTACTGATGAAGAACAGAAGCACGAGGCATCGGAAATTATGAAGGAAATCAAACAGATTGCAGATCAAAAAGAAATTTACCTCTCTGAAGGTATTATAGAAGAAACCTTTGAAAAAGCGTGTACATTTCCTTTTGAAACGCCAACTTCTTTACAGTTAGACATTCATTCCGGGAAAAAAGATAATGAACTGGAATTATTTGCCGGAGCGGTTTTAAAGTATGGGAGAGAACTAAAGATTAATACTCCTTTTACTCAGAAAATCTATAACGAGATCAAAGCAAAATAG
- a CDS encoding hydrogenase maturation nickel metallochaperone HypA, with protein sequence MHELSIVKDIFDTLEEHYDAKVEDIQQVQVTAGLLSNVQPVLIQNAFDAFITDHPLYQEMELEVLVNDIIAHCDQCGKDFQVRYHKFVCEDCATPSSNIVQGNELFISKVIFKQKDH encoded by the coding sequence ATGCATGAATTGAGTATAGTAAAGGATATTTTTGACACTTTGGAAGAGCATTACGATGCTAAAGTAGAAGATATCCAACAGGTTCAGGTAACAGCAGGATTGCTTTCCAATGTTCAGCCTGTTCTGATTCAGAATGCTTTTGACGCCTTCATTACTGACCACCCGCTCTATCAGGAAATGGAACTTGAAGTGCTCGTCAATGACATTATTGCCCATTGTGACCAGTGCGGTAAAGACTTCCAGGTCAGGTACCACAAATTTGTCTGCGAAGACTGTGCAACCCCTTCCTCTAATATCGTTCAGGGAAACGAACTCTTTATTTCAAAAGTAATTTTTAAACAAAAAGACCATTAA
- a CDS encoding GNAT family N-acetyltransferase: protein MNDLILKSQRLTLRTFKVSDVSNVHHMLLQPESTLFNPSSYSEDKKETQKLVNIWRSEAESRQSRKKFTFLIETTIDCIFVGIIAIDLIKLHYKNAETWYKLSPEIWGKGYATEALERIIRFGFEDLKLHRIEAGCAVDNIASYKVMEKCGMIREAHRRKLLPLKSGWSDNYEYAILEEDYFTKL from the coding sequence ATGAATGACCTTATATTGAAATCTCAACGTTTAACCTTACGTACATTCAAAGTAAGTGATGTTTCAAATGTTCATCATATGCTCTTACAACCTGAAAGTACATTATTTAATCCCAGTTCTTACTCTGAAGATAAAAAAGAAACTCAAAAGTTGGTCAATATCTGGAGGTCAGAAGCAGAAAGCAGGCAAAGCCGCAAAAAGTTTACGTTTTTAATAGAAACAACAATTGACTGTATCTTTGTAGGCATTATCGCTATTGATCTTATTAAACTTCATTACAAGAATGCTGAAACGTGGTATAAGCTCAGCCCTGAAATTTGGGGAAAAGGCTATGCAACAGAAGCATTGGAAAGAATCATCCGGTTTGGTTTTGAAGATTTGAAGCTTCATAGAATTGAAGCAGGCTGTGCCGTTGATAATATTGCCTCTTATAAAGTCATGGAAAAATGTGGAATGATAAGGGAAGCCCATCGCAGAAAATTACTTCCCTTAAAAAGCGGATGGAGTGATAATTATGAATATGCTATTCTTGAGGAAGACTATTTTACAAAATTATAA
- a CDS encoding FecCD family ABC transporter permease, with protein MKNIQTISLLILLPLFLVFVSLIIGSSQNIGIGTLFHHIALEFGISKDEAVLQGSLHTILWQVRLPRIVLTFLVGASLASAGGVLQSVFRNPIVDPFTLGISSGSAFGAALAMLFPVMAVNISAFIFGVAAVVITYLVSYAGEKTSIVSMVLAGMIVSGVFTAFLTVLQYLSDPYKLQAIVQWTMGNLHTASWQKVHTAVFPIVIGLTVIVVLRWKLNLLALGDHEAMAVGVNPTVLKLIVMAVATMITASSVAAVGVISLFGLIVPHISRMIFGPNNNITVWANISIGGAFLLLIDDFSRTVMPFEIPIGVFTMIIGAPIFIYLMRKNAINWNS; from the coding sequence ATAAAAAACATTCAAACAATTTCCCTGCTTATTCTGCTTCCTTTATTTTTAGTGTTTGTTTCACTGATTATAGGTTCCAGCCAGAATATTGGTATAGGAACATTGTTTCATCATATCGCTTTGGAATTTGGAATTTCTAAAGACGAAGCGGTTCTTCAGGGAAGTCTGCATACGATTTTATGGCAGGTTCGTTTACCAAGAATTGTTCTTACATTTCTCGTAGGCGCTTCTCTAGCCTCTGCAGGAGGAGTATTACAGTCTGTTTTCAGAAATCCGATCGTTGATCCTTTTACGTTGGGAATTTCTTCAGGTTCTGCATTTGGAGCTGCATTAGCCATGCTATTTCCTGTAATGGCCGTTAATATTTCAGCATTTATTTTTGGAGTTGCAGCAGTAGTCATTACTTATCTTGTCTCGTATGCCGGAGAAAAAACCTCTATTGTCAGTATGGTTCTTGCCGGAATGATCGTATCAGGGGTATTTACTGCTTTCCTTACGGTCTTACAATATCTGAGTGATCCTTATAAACTACAGGCTATCGTACAATGGACCATGGGGAATCTGCATACAGCTTCATGGCAGAAAGTTCATACAGCCGTATTTCCGATTGTTATTGGTTTAACTGTGATTGTTGTCCTTCGGTGGAAGCTCAATCTTTTAGCTTTGGGAGATCACGAAGCGATGGCGGTTGGAGTAAACCCAACAGTCTTAAAACTGATCGTTATGGCAGTAGCTACCATGATTACAGCATCATCCGTTGCTGCTGTTGGAGTCATCAGCCTCTTTGGATTGATCGTTCCTCATATCAGCAGAATGATTTTTGGACCCAATAATAATATTACTGTTTGGGCGAATATCAGTATCGGAGGTGCATTTTTATTATTGATCGATGATTTTTCGCGTACGGTAATGCCCTTTGAAATTCCGATAGGAGTCTTTACTATGATTATCGGAGCCCCTATTTTCATTTATTTAATGCGTAAAAACGCCATAAACTGGAACTCATGA
- a CDS encoding ABC transporter substrate-binding protein — protein MKIKNLFIISVSALLLALQSCNNSKNTGTKEISANTEVSGTDSRGRKEKIILPHEAMRVVVLYNALVDDVYMLQSGEKIVGIPQQIYEMEDTYSFLSKLDDRIKNKSIATPTFGGQSSNAESIVGLNPDLVLTFNTDEDNINQLENLGIPVFTFSSLNDEKILDELKNVGKLLGKQKRAEEVTGYVAEEVKKMRASQISSPKKIYYAWSKGRIMSTSGKGSLIDMAITLSGAQNVCPVPVEAPNISAETMYKWNPDLIILWNSKLSDVYSLKELDALPAVKNKQVFVMSPSFPYDPHTVKFMLFAKQLRHWCMPEYTQEQLDQDVKKAFEVMYGKKGLI, from the coding sequence ATGAAAATTAAAAATTTGTTTATTATAAGTGTTTCCGCTCTGCTGCTGGCATTGCAAAGCTGTAATAATTCGAAAAATACCGGTACTAAAGAAATCTCAGCGAATACAGAAGTATCCGGAACTGACAGCAGAGGGAGGAAGGAAAAAATCATTCTTCCTCATGAAGCCATGCGGGTTGTTGTTCTATACAATGCATTGGTGGATGATGTTTACATGCTTCAGTCAGGTGAAAAAATTGTGGGAATTCCCCAACAGATTTATGAAATGGAAGATACTTACAGCTTTCTCTCTAAGCTTGATGACCGAATTAAAAATAAAAGCATTGCCACTCCTACTTTTGGAGGACAGTCCAGTAATGCGGAAAGTATTGTGGGACTAAATCCTGATCTGGTCCTGACCTTTAATACAGATGAGGATAATATTAACCAACTTGAAAACCTTGGAATTCCGGTATTTACTTTTTCTTCTTTAAATGATGAAAAGATTCTTGACGAATTAAAAAATGTCGGAAAACTGCTTGGAAAACAGAAACGTGCTGAGGAAGTTACAGGATATGTGGCTGAAGAAGTAAAGAAAATGAGAGCTTCCCAGATTAGTTCTCCTAAAAAGATATACTATGCATGGTCAAAAGGACGTATAATGTCTACTTCAGGAAAAGGAAGCCTTATTGATATGGCTATAACCCTTTCAGGGGCTCAAAATGTATGTCCTGTTCCGGTAGAAGCACCCAATATCAGTGCAGAAACCATGTACAAATGGAATCCTGATCTTATCATTCTTTGGAATTCAAAATTATCTGATGTTTACAGCCTTAAAGAATTAGATGCTCTTCCTGCTGTAAAAAACAAGCAGGTATTTGTGATGTCACCATCTTTCCCATACGATCCGCATACGGTGAAATTTATGTTGTTTGCTAAGCAGCTTCGTCATTGGTGTATGCCAGAATATACTCAGGAACAACTTGATCAGGATGTAAAAAAAGCTTTTGAAGTAATGTATGGTAAAAAAGGACTGATCTGA
- the hypB gene encoding hydrogenase nickel incorporation protein HypB, whose translation MSTANPKSLGNRVGSVQCDNTTLHLLKANDFVAKAIRDRLKDVCVINVCSSPGSGKTTLMQETGKRLAQDLNISILVGDPETERDAIRMREAGINALQIVTGGMCHIEAQMILQALDHIDLEGVDLLFIENVGNLLCPSAFDLGEDYRVTLLASTEGDDKPKKYPRMFLTSELMLVSKADLLPYVPFSVEAVTKDAHEVNPNLEVMTISTLNGDGIDEWCNWLKEKVKLKKESAKEA comes from the coding sequence ATGTCAACAGCTAATCCAAAAAGTTTAGGAAACCGCGTAGGATCGGTTCAATGTGATAATACCACGCTTCATTTATTAAAGGCTAATGATTTTGTAGCCAAAGCCATCAGAGACCGTTTAAAAGATGTTTGTGTGATCAATGTGTGTTCTTCTCCGGGATCAGGGAAAACTACATTAATGCAGGAAACCGGAAAACGACTGGCTCAGGATCTTAACATTTCAATCCTTGTGGGTGACCCGGAAACAGAACGTGATGCGATCAGGATGCGTGAAGCAGGAATCAATGCTTTACAAATCGTAACCGGAGGAATGTGTCACATTGAGGCTCAGATGATTTTACAGGCTTTAGATCATATCGATTTAGAAGGGGTAGATTTATTATTCATCGAAAATGTAGGAAATCTTCTTTGCCCATCTGCTTTTGACCTTGGGGAAGATTATCGTGTAACCCTTCTGGCTTCTACCGAAGGCGATGATAAACCTAAAAAATATCCCCGCATGTTTTTAACCAGTGAACTGATGCTCGTTTCTAAAGCTGATTTGCTTCCCTACGTTCCATTCTCTGTAGAAGCAGTAACCAAAGATGCTCATGAAGTAAATCCTAATCTTGAAGTAATGACGATCAGCACACTCAACGGTGATGGAATTGACGAATGGTGCAACTGGCTGAAAGAAAAGGTAAAGCTAAAAAAAGAAAGCGCTAAAGAAGCTTAA
- a CDS encoding urease accessory protein UreE has translation MSIVQPVVIDEVKTGMHLNDSNPDVLELEWFENKKQKLTRTTRSGLVLELRLGNSKEWQQGDGLYSNGQLMATIDFKTCLTISFPAENDADAADFCYFIGNQHLPIFITSAQRFTVPYDGRLYEQLSLRYGKRIELMDAQLLSHQSLRYLAKNRTYEN, from the coding sequence ATGAGTATAGTACAACCAGTCGTAATTGATGAGGTAAAAACAGGGATGCATCTCAATGACAGCAATCCCGACGTCCTGGAACTCGAATGGTTTGAAAATAAAAAGCAAAAACTAACCCGGACTACCAGATCCGGGCTTGTTTTGGAACTGCGGTTAGGAAACAGCAAGGAATGGCAGCAGGGAGACGGTTTATACAGTAATGGACAGTTGATGGCCACCATTGATTTCAAAACCTGTCTTACCATAAGCTTCCCCGCAGAAAACGACGCCGATGCCGCAGACTTCTGCTACTTTATCGGAAATCAACATCTGCCAATATTTATCACCTCAGCTCAACGGTTCACTGTACCTTATGACGGACGTCTGTATGAGCAGCTTTCTTTAAGATATGGTAAACGTATTGAGCTAATGGACGCTCAGCTTTTGTCTCATCAATCATTACGTTATCTGGCAAAAAATAGAACTTATGAAAATTAA
- a CDS encoding class I SAM-dependent methyltransferase, whose amino-acid sequence MQEEKIDFLHHNESAWNKQALEQNEWSQAVSAELINNAKEGNWEVHLTPKPLSKEWLGDVKGKKILCLASAGGQQAPVLAAVGADVVVFDISEEQLKQDERVAERDGLSLKTVQGDMRDLRAFEDESFDIVFHPISNHYVEDVHPVWKEAYRVLKKGGSLLASFFNPVVFVADRNPQDIADGIIRPKYTLPYADIRDLNQEEIARKIENQEALVFGHTLSDLIGGQMKAGFVIADFTEEMQPHPRFLIDQYLPTFIATKAVKLG is encoded by the coding sequence ATGCAAGAAGAAAAAATTGACTTTTTACATCATAATGAGTCAGCCTGGAACAAACAGGCATTAGAACAGAACGAATGGTCTCAGGCTGTAAGTGCAGAGCTGATCAATAATGCAAAAGAAGGGAATTGGGAGGTACATCTCACTCCAAAACCCTTATCTAAGGAATGGCTGGGAGATGTAAAAGGAAAGAAAATCCTATGTCTGGCATCTGCAGGTGGGCAGCAGGCTCCGGTACTGGCCGCAGTGGGAGCGGATGTGGTAGTTTTTGATATCTCAGAAGAGCAGTTGAAGCAGGATGAGCGGGTTGCAGAGCGTGACGGATTATCATTGAAAACAGTTCAGGGAGATATGAGAGATCTCAGGGCTTTTGAAGATGAGTCTTTCGATATTGTTTTTCATCCCATATCCAATCATTATGTAGAAGATGTACATCCTGTCTGGAAAGAAGCTTATAGAGTTTTGAAAAAAGGCGGTTCTTTATTGGCCAGCTTTTTCAATCCGGTTGTTTTTGTAGCAGATCGTAATCCACAGGATATCGCAGATGGAATTATAAGGCCCAAATATACTTTGCCTTATGCAGATATCAGAGACCTGAATCAGGAAGAAATTGCAAGAAAAATAGAGAATCAGGAAGCGCTGGTTTTTGGACATACACTTTCTGATCTGATTGGCGGTCAAATGAAAGCGGGCTTTGTGATTGCAGATTTCACAGAAGAAATGCAGCCCCATCCAAGGTTTTTAATTGATCAATATCTACCAACCTTTATTGCCACTAAGGCTGTTAAGTTAGGTTAA